In the Parambassis ranga unplaced genomic scaffold, fParRan2.1 scaffold_21_arrow_ctg1, whole genome shotgun sequence genome, taggtagctgtcacgtgacaaatgaacgagagtgtactgcttcacacacacatgagctgtgaacgagaacgaatctgtgcagcctgtggagcttgtcacgtgacaaatgaacgatgaacgagaacgaggaggagaacgaatctacagctctgatccgtgcagcctgagcagcctatcatgtgacaaatgaacgatgaacgagaacgaggaggagaacgaatctacagctctgatccgtgcagcctgagcagcctatcacgtgacaaatgaacgatgagcgagaacgaggaggagaacgaatctacagctctgatccgtgcagcctgagcagccttggttacatatgatttcatgactggataatgtactattatatttattatttaatggcagagtataacacaaaacatgatgtcattttagaaagcatttatttacaaacacactttacattatatacacaataacactacacatcaacaacaagcaaagaccattaattataatttcatgaatacatagcgtttgcctggtgtcacgtgacaaattgaggagcgtcagatatcagacattcatttccttgtttgtttctgagtccacagccccgcagctgagcttcagctctcgcgtgacaaatgagcaatccggaacgattcgtatgaacgattcgtatgaacgattcgtatgaacgatctgtgaacgagtcgcaagttcctttgctgatcatttgctgctggccaattggcacacagcctgagtggcttggccgtcacgtgacaacagaacgaagatccgggggctaccgcgactcaggaacgaatcatatctgtttcctgtcctgccaactgagctttatgcggctgcctaccatgtagcgaaagaacgaatcactcactgaggggactcgttaccccgattcatataaaagattcgttcatatcgaacgaatcgttcacgagcaacacatcactacTGACTAGTTGGGTCGTTCACACGGCTGAAAAGCGTCTCTGACGTGTAGCGGACCGTTATCTGAACCGGAAAGTACGTCGTTCTATATACCCCTGTCATACACTGTCATACACTTATATATCTTACTggaaatgttttctttgatgTTTTAGCGTTGCTATGTTGCGCTAACAAAACATAGCAACGGAAGTTACATCGAAGACGTTCCGGGTGAACAGGGGTCACACCTCAGCCCATCAGCAGTCTACACAAGGAGTTGTATCAAGAACATAAAGCTCAATTGACACACAGGATATTCCTGTGTAGCTGACAGCCCAGCTGTGAGGCAGACCTGTAACAGTGGCATCAAAATCAATGGAGCGAATGGCACTTTTTTCACTTATGGTGTAATTAATTACATTTGTACTATAGTTAGAACCTTCATTTTTTACACACTTATCCCTAACACCCTAAACTACATGTTCATAATGGGGGAGAGTTTCGTTACAGTtttcttcagtgttttttcAATAGATATGTATGAATGTTATTTTTcgcattatttttttctttctctttctggtgCTAGAATTTTTATTACAGTCATATAACACCACTATAGCCTGAATATTATGAAAGCCCAGGTTCTCctgaaaaaaagatgtatatTACTTGATTGTGGATTACAAGATGACTATTTAatgagcagtaaaacacaaagaatgccaGGCGAGGAAAGTCCCCAAAAACACCCATAGACCTTGAAGGGTTTTAAGACAAAGAAAAGGGTGTGGAGTATAACTGATGACaacacaatgtaaactaaatgtcaaagttcatgatcataaattcagcttcacattcttcatgtcatgactgctgctgtgttggtgCTGGAGGTCAGGTCATCACACAACTGCTGCACAGATCACTGTCACTTTGACTGCTGGTACCATCACTCTGATCAATATCAAGAATCCCTCTGAATGTGTGGTGCCAGTATATatttcatcatcacacagagacagatggaggtcagtgtttgttacaggtggagctcattctgctgcttccaccaatcaggaacaggagaagagaaaagctgAACTCCATCTGTCCAGGATCATCCAGAACAAGAAGATCCATCAGTGCAGTTTTTACAGGAGCTCAGTGGTTAGGagctcatttcactgcttctaagacaaaaacatgttctgacctgaaatcacagtcagtgattcaaatgaaagtgaaacatcatcaacatttaaagcacaaagttgaagctgctgtcacttccacacactctgcttctacacacagcacagactcactgaggaaccaggatacaaccagaacccagcatgtagaggctgagtgaatgtggtgctgaaggtgtggaggtggatcagtgtgtcagaggagactctgtagaaggacagagtgccagcaggacagtccacatacactgctgctctgtgagagacagaggaggaggagacggatgttcctctgttattgtgataGACAGAGTAACCATGATCATCatagcagatcagactccaggactgattgtttcctccaaacatgcagtcagcactgtctcctttccttctgattcttctgtaactcactgatatataaaccactcctctccactcgacctcccagtaacagcgaccagtcagaacatttctacacagcagctgaggacaccagtcaaatctgtctggatgatcaggatattgctgctcctcctcctccacatgtgtcaccttcctgttgttgtcagacagtttgagctttgtgtgcactgagtttgtgtcgacttcaagttgacagaaatctgatggagagaaaaagacacagctgcagtttatcatctgacacatctgatggcttcattctgtctttactgactgatgtgttgttcattcatacaaagtttatcatcagactttttgtcactaatgtttgaatgaacaaacacacaactatcagctttgtgttcaaacacaaactggatatttgcagcaatgtgagtaaagacagacgacacatttagaacatgagaagaacagcagcatcaactgtatcattggataaagagcatcatccaaaagctccttcatcagagtctggaggaggatctggactgaaagaacAGACTCAGACATCCTGATCTCCTCTGGAAGGACTTCCACAGCTTGGAGCATCTGAGGACaaactctctgtcctctttgtttggAATCTAGATTTGGATCCACCAGGAGAGCCACATCTGAGGGCCTCAGGGCCGTGAAGGTTCACAGTGTGCTCAAAGGTCAGAAATATAATGTGGCTTCAAAGCATTTAGTGCTTTAAAAGAAGAAATCAAATGTTGGAAGCAGCTGTAAAAGTCAGAGGCAGCCAGTGCAGGAAGAGattgtgtttgcttcattagcATAGGTGGGCGGGGCCTACATGTATTTAGGTGCCTGTCTCCCCCCCTCATCCTCTCTTCCCACGCTATGCGCCTCATGTCCATTTCCTGTCTCCGGCTGCTGCAGGTGGGCTACATGTGGCTAAGTGCTGTCTCCTTATTCTTTTGCTGTGGCTTTATAAAACACGCTACACATTCCCTTGCCGCCCTGTGAGTCCACGTTGGGGTTGCGTTGCTGCTGTTTTGCTTTAAGCTCCGAGCTAACCACTGCTTGGCCTCTCGTCCTAGTGCGGCTTACTGCTGGCCTTAGCTGCAGTTGCTGCCATCTGAGCAGTGTCCCCGTGCATCATCACCTTGTTTCTGCAAGTGTCTTCTATATTTATTAGTcggcactgctgctgctgccttctcCACTTATAGAGGTATTTTAGCCGCCCTTCCAGGTGCTGGGGGCTCTCCCTATGTCACCACTGACTGCCTCATCCTTAGTGTAGCtttaggctgtgtgtgtgtttgtgctttttctGTTTATTGGTTTCTTATCTTCCTTTCTTTGGGTGGGATTGTTGCTGCATTATCTTTGGGGCtgattctgttttctttcttcctgtagAAGCTGAGCCTGCAGTGGGTGGTCAGCATCTTCAGTGGTGGGTCTTTCCAGTGTGCTGTGTTTCTCACCGGTGGGGTGGTTTTCAggagtgtgctgtgtgtgtgagcctgaaGGTGTGTGCCTCCCCCCAGGTGTCCTTCTGATCTCTTTCCCTTGCTGCTGCCTCCCCCCTCTGAAGGCCCTTAAAGAGTACTGAAAAGtcttaatcagcatttccaaggtgttaaatgttattgttatttaagCGCTGACTCCAAAAAGTatccatgaatatttattttcctccttGCAGCTATTAAAACCATGTGATGGTGGCTCGTTGCCTCGGGGCCGACGTGTTGCATCGATGGGAATAAatgcagtagtagtagtagtcgGGCAGTAGTATGGGCGGCACATCGATGCTGtgtgcacattcacacattcacacattcacacaagctCAGGCACAGGTCCAAAACTTTGATCATGATGTGATaagtaaaagtaaagtaaaaagtaCTTATATAAAGTAAAaagtacatatatataatataaaggccaggggccgtattcacaaagattcttagaattcactcttatcttagcctaaaaactCTTAGTATGGACTCCtagcttaaaagtgatttaagaacattctcagagTGACTCTGAGGAATGAGCAGACTAAAGGTTTGATCTTAGTGAGGAGGCGGGTTTGACCCTGTTgctaagtgtgacacattgttttatgagatgtgattggttgacagatCAACATGAGAATATGTTCCTAATATATAAGCAGCATTGATTGGACAGTGACAGGGGCCGCATGCACAAAGACTATTTGTTTCACCCGTCTGTCCTTGCTTCTGAAGAGTGCAGATGCTTTTCTGCTTGCTCCTGCTCTTGCCtgcctttactttactttttacctttttatcttCCCCCAAAGATTTTACAGCTTATTCTTATTCTTACAGTATTATTTTTATACCCATGACACGTTTTGTATCACTGGATGTTtggattttaactttttaaacaaatcaacggacctgctgcagctcactttgtCTACTCATCAGCCTAGTGAAGAAATGTCTGGAGCAGACACCACAACAAGCTCACGCTGCCAAAATTGCTGGAATTATCTTCAGGAAATCACCGAGCTTAAAGCAAAGATTTTTGCCctggaaatggaaaaaggacTCCATGAGACTCTCCCGATCACACCCGGTGGTAAGAAGACTAAATCTGCATCAACAAAATGCAGTGTTAACTATGATTCTGCTGCTGATACGCTAAACCTGgatgacactgtgtcctttccaaaacTTATGAAAGCTGGtcctaaacagactgatgccacctggcatacacttggtgccaaaccaaaaaggcacagaatgaaaaaaatgaacgGTAATATCAGTGGGGCATACGCTGCATCACCAGGcatacagctcagaaacaaatatcaaccaCTGTCTGAGTTGGCTGTAAACGAGCCAGCATACAATGCAGTCAATAAGAAATgggacataaagaataaaacagagagggagacgaaGACGAAACATcaggcacacagaggcagagaatctGTGTCAGAAGTGAAGGACAAAGATATCCTGCTGCTTGGAGACGGCGCTATCACTGACGTCAAGAATGAAAGAATGCTCACATGCAGCTATCCGAGTGCCACGGTCACTGATATAACAGGACTTCTCCCTCAGGTTATGTCAAACCACCCAGGAGTCAGGAACAGATCATTGACCTATATGCTTAATGCAGATCGCTCAAGGACTTTAAAGTGTCTCTGGCACTTGGGAGAGCTGTTCAGGGGGTGGCGACCTCCTGAAAATAATCCATTAGTCTTTAAGGGAATATGTTGTTATGCTTCATGTAAACTTTGTTCAAAACGCGTGCATACAGCCACCACCTGTACGAGCAGATCCCCGTGTATGTGCAGCGACCTCCCCTCATCTTACAGTGCAGATGTTCCAGCGCTTTTACTCACAAAACTGTCAAAGTGCACAACATATCCTACAGGCTGAATTCCATCAATTTGTGTTTAAgatcacatcatcatctgagACTACAGCCTTCATGTCACCGTCCATCCTATGCTGTTTATAATATTAGAAACGCAATCTCatggttttttttctgtcaacccACCACGTCTCCTAAACAATGCTTCATGCTTCGCAATGGGGTCGAACACAACAACTCACTAAAATGAAACTTTCAGTCTGCTCCGTCCTTGGAGACTTTAAAGAtaagagtccttactaagatttgtaGTCTTCATATTCAACCACAAACATTGTTCCTGCTCGTTCTAATCTGTAGCGTTTGATGTGTTCAGCATCATTCATAGCTTGGAGAACGTTTCTCTCTGTCGCTCCGTCATGCTCTCCCTGTTCAAGGAACGATTAAACCTCTTAAacgtcctcctctccactcttaaCAGTTTTTGCTGTTAAGAGTGGACCTCTTTCTGAAGAcctcttttatctttactaggatttagtcttaattataagggGAAATTCTTAGAAAACGTCATAATTCTAagaattttcttagaatttcaccactaagggaaacttctagcgctaagaatctttgtgaatacggcccaggtatttgtatgggcaaactcattctactggcctgtaatgtatggagttgagGCAGGGGAAGGTCCAGAAAGGGTTCTAGTAAAAAAGTTCGTCTTATCACTCAGAACTAACTGAGAGAACTAGGATTTAACTGAATCAactcaaaatgcttcttgtagctttaaaactcattagataagcatacaggtgtatatttaacctgtaGAAACCCAGACGACCGACTCGCCGACCGTTATGACACCGGCGCCAAGATGCCACCACAAATTGCGAACttgtctgtgggaaacactggaCCTTACTGGCTTGTTAACgctgtctgttcagagctgtcagtcaaagcttGTTTAACAAGAATgctcggctgtcccgcctaacaaatatTACACTGTGTATATATGGGGAATATATACATGAtgttcacagctcagtgtcttcactcttcagtccaccgtgtttggacctttttaaccctttttggtctcttattggattttgtcttttgtctgctttggttgttgCAGGGGACAgttcacctctgggtctcccaaATGGAACGGACAGGGAGTCTATGGGGGATGTGTCACTCTCTCCTGATAGTGtgcatcattgtgtgtttgtgtatagaaGCATCAATGATCAAAGGAGATCTCTAAGCAACACAcaagtttttgggccatgtcaacaaaccACACAGACCGCTGAGTGCTGTGATTCAGTACAATTGGAACATTGTAGTGTTCATGCCTTGTATGCCTTAAATAGATAATGAGGGAtgtctttttattatttggCCATTTTCTATCATCCATGTAGCAGCCTTTCTCCTGCtgaacagctctgatggactgatagaacactgagtcatgcacaataacatgaggaaagactgagtcaaacttacacttcctcagcccaggttttaaccactgctctccaccatgctccaccctgcaggaagaaacacagtcagaatgattttctaaccaacatgagtccaaactgctgatcaacatgaagcagagttcctcagtttgtcagagacacacaaacagactgaaactcatctgtgtcgactccagaagagtctctcctgatctgctctgtgtttattcatgtcctccattctgtgaaatattgctctctgtcagtgctttactgtaaaatcctcttcatgcagcaacagtgtaggtttgatctcagcattgtgcatttatccaaagcagcaaacaagccacactgtctctgactgtttgttcctttcactctatatgcaaacacaagcctggttcacatgtgtcatggatggaagagtttctgacacacttcaaataaatacattcactcatgtctgtgtgtagtttttacagtgataatattgtagtgtctccctgctctctgtctctgactgaaggaactcctccttctaccattgtgttgttgtctcctctgaagcttcacatatggattgtttcaggaacatttgtttgtggaaataattcagtgcttcttacagctgaggacattaataagtagggcatcattgtgtatttgatctgcactaagtgtgactgaaaatcagtctgtatgtattttgacatgaagaacgtgtataaagaaaagtgaagttaacatgatggacacttaatgatggaggaagatgaacatcagggatcagtgattatttcttctctgcagtttcagtccatccatcaacagctgtggatatatgacctaaactgacagactgaggaggactcatgctctgtggtctctgtgtacctgagagtcttcagactacaatctggactgttgagtaaagcagacagcagcttcactcctgagtctcctggatgattgtagctcaggtccagctctctcagataggaggggttggaggtcagagccaaggccagagaagcacagccctcctgtgtgatcagacaacctgacagactggaggaacaaaacatgtcatgaactcaagaagaaagaaggaaaatccaacagatcttcaacatgaacatgaagcagaatttaactgatgatcaaaaagctggatcctgacctgagagtctgcagtctgcattCTGGActctccagtccacgagacagctgcttcactcctgaatcctgcaggtcattattactcagatccagctctctcagactagaggactgggagctgagaactgaggaaagagcttcacagcttctctctgagaggttacagctgctcagtctgagaaaaaaaaaacaataacgaaagtcagtgttttattgttcatatacaaattaaccatgtttgaaatggttcataaatccacctacagaactttgttggaggctttgaccactggcagcagcctcagaagagcctcctctgaagcagagtatttcttcaggtcaaacacctccagatcttcttctgatgacagtaagatgaagaccagagctgaccactgagcaggagacagttcatctgtggagagacgtcctgatctcagggccttttggatcttctccactagagaacgatcattcagttcattcagacagtggaacagattgatgcttctctctgcagacaaattctcactgatcttctccttgatgtactggactgtttcctgattggtctgtgagctacttcctgtctgtgtcagcaggccccatagaagagtctgattggtctccagtgaaagacccaggaggaagcggaggaacaagtccaggtgtccatttggactctgtaaggagtTGTCCACAGCAGTCTGGTGGAGatgttttagttcaggtttgttTCTAAAGACTTTATACCACagagttgttctttgttgttgttccagcaggttaacagcagagctgatgaaggtcagatggacatgaagagcagccagaaactcctgaacactcagatggatgaagcagaacaccttgtcctggtacaggccactctctttaaagatctgtgtgaacactcctgagtacaccgaggctgctctgatatcgatgccacactctgtcaggtctgattcatagaagatcaggtttcctttctgcagctgatcaaaagccagttttcccagagactggatcatctccctgttgtttttgttccaggGTGAATCTGTCTCAGCTTCTCCATCATACTTGTCCTTCTTCattttggtctgaaccaccaggaagtggatgtacatctcagtcagggtcttgggcagctctgctccctctctggtttccaacatgtcttccagaactccagcagtgatccagcagaagactgggatgtggcacatgatgtggaggctttgtgatgtcttgatgtgggagatgatcctgctggcctgctcctcctctctgaacctcctcctgaagtactcctccttctgtgggtcagtgaaccctctgacctctgtcaccacgtccacacagtcaggagggatctgattggctgctgcaggtcttgtggtgatccagaggcgagcagagggaagcagcttccccctgatgaggtttgtcagcagcacatccactgaggtggactctgtgacatcactcagggtctcattgttgtggaagtccagaggaagtcgacactcatccataccatcaaagatgaagaccacctggaggtgctgaaaggtgcagattcctgcctctttggtttcagtgaagaagtgatgaacaagttccaccaagctgaactttctctctctcagcacattcagctctctgaaagtgaatggaaatgtgaactggatgtcctggttggctttgtcttcggcccagtccagagtgaacttctgtgttaggactgttttcccgatgccagccactccctttgtcatcactgttctgattggttcttgtcttccaggtgagcctttaaagatgccttctggtctgatgcttgtttctggtctgtgtgctttcctggatgctgtttcaatctgtctgacctcatgttcctcattgacctctgcagtccctccctctgtgatgtagagctctgtgtagatctggttcagaagggtcggctctcctgctttagcgatcccctcaaacacacactggaacttcccctttaggttagacttgagtttacgtccacactctgcagcatgagttcctaaacaaacaataaatgtcattaataagtgaacgctacaataaatgtgtcaaataaatattttctgtctccatgaaatctgttcatcagttgtagacaaacagtttgtgttttcagtcagaagagttcatagatgtctgcatcatattaacagcagagtgtgtaaatgtaaacttcatttcctctttccatcatgttaaagctcttcaaatcctcttactgctctgcagacgctcagccagctcctcctgcttcatcctcctcaggaagtgcactgtgatctgcactaatgactctctgctgctcctctgctcttcatcctcctcatcctccctctgactctctgagcattctgggtaatctggactcaggagcttctggatcttcttcagctcatccttcacaaacctgacaatgttctcctccagcagctggaacagaacaacagagtataaactctcagactttgaggagcagaataacagtttagtgtttcatgatattacagcttatgttcatacatgtattacttgaatctacaacattagatatgaagtgttgtgtatgcacagctgctgtagttataagtattactaccacagttcacAGGCAgctcctttgacctcatgatcctcatgtgctctaacatgcactgtgagctgtaaggtcttattcagaca is a window encoding:
- the LOC114429932 gene encoding NACHT, LRR and PYD domains-containing protein 12-like, which translates into the protein MSQCEDREEGVPPSKSPLCGDHESRTKAQRSGPGPGPASCVSMKSDWSKDHPPYFKDVDPIFMLLEENIVRFVKDELKKIQKLLSPDYPECSESQREDEEDEEQRSSRESLVQITVHFLRRMKQEELAERLQSRTHAAECGRKLKSNLKGKFQCVFEGIAKAGEPTLLNQIYTELYITEGGTAEVNEEHEVRQIETASRKAHRPETSIRPEGIFKGSPGRQEPIRTVMTKGVAGIGKTVLTQKFTLDWAEDKANQDIQFTFPFTFRELNVLRERKFSLVELVHHFFTETKEAGICTFQHLQVVFIFDGMDECRLPLDFHNNETLSDVTESTSVDVLLTNLIRGKLLPSARLWITTRPAAANQIPPDCVDVVTEVRGFTDPQKEEYFRRRFREEEQASRIISHIKTSQSLHIMCHIPVFCWITAGVLEDMLETREGAELPKTLTEMYIHFLVVQTKMKKDKYDGEAETDSPWNKNNREMIQSLGKLAFDQLQKGNLIFYESDLTECGIDIRAASVYSGVFTQIFKESGLYQDKVFCFIHLSVQEFLAALHVHLTFISSAVNLLEQQQRTTLWYKVFRNKPELKHLHQTAVDNSLQSPNGHLDLFLRFLLGLSLETNQTLLWGLLTQTGSSSQTNQETVQYIKEKISENLSAERSINLFHCLNELNDRSLVEKIQKALRSGRLSTDELSPAQWSALVFILLSSEEDLEVFDLKKYSASEEALLRLLPVVKASNKVLLSSCNLSERSCEALSSVLSSQSSSLRELDLSNNDLQDSGVKQLSRGLESPECRLQTLSLSGCLITQEGCASLALALTSNPSYLRELDLSYNHPGDSGVKLLSALLNSPDCSLKTLRVEHGGEQWLKPGLRKYFCQLEVDTNSVHTKLKLSDNNRKVTHVEEEEQQYPDHPDRFDWCPQLLCRNVLTGRCYWEVEWRGVVYISVSYRRIRRKGDSADCMFGGNNQSWSLICYDDHGYSVYHNNRGTSVSSSSVSHRAAVYVDCPAGTLSFYRVSSDTLIHLHTFSTTFTQPLHAGFWLYPGSSVS